The following are encoded in a window of Solidesulfovibrio magneticus RS-1 genomic DNA:
- a CDS encoding DUF1254 domain-containing protein, which produces MKCRLFKRMLPLWAVLSLLAATSVQAKENVIEALPLAVEAYVYGYPLVTMEMTKRVLTNVAKPEAMAAPMGQFLRLRAYPAVEDRQVTAPNADTLYTTTWLDVSKEPWVISLPEASGRYYLFPMLDAWTNVFASPGKRTTGTGPQQYAITGPGWKGKLPAGVKEYKSPTALVWVLGRIYCTGTPEDYDLVHKMQDAITAVPLGSYGKPYTPPPVTVDPAIDMRTPVREQVNALSAVDYFNLLAKLLKDNPPAPADKAMVAKLAKLGIEPGKPFDAAKLGPLAKNALAIVPTVAQERIKLWMKEGILTGENRFENGWLILGKCGSYGTDYVQRAMVTYYGLGANLSQDAVYPTSEGPSLVGTYSGEKKYVMRFPKGQLPPVDGFWSLTMYDKDYFFVKNPINRQSISARDNLKANADGSVDLYIQNENPGPDKESNWLPAPKDTFVLMLRMYWPKEKTPSILNNTWKVPEVKAIN; this is translated from the coding sequence ATGAAGTGCCGACTGTTTAAACGGATGCTGCCCCTGTGGGCCGTGTTGTCCCTCCTGGCCGCAACATCCGTCCAGGCCAAGGAAAATGTCATCGAGGCTCTGCCTCTTGCCGTCGAAGCGTATGTCTACGGCTATCCGCTGGTCACCATGGAAATGACGAAGCGCGTGCTCACCAATGTGGCCAAACCGGAGGCCATGGCTGCGCCCATGGGCCAGTTCCTGCGGCTGCGGGCCTATCCCGCCGTGGAAGACCGGCAGGTGACGGCCCCCAACGCCGACACCCTCTACACCACCACCTGGCTCGACGTTTCCAAGGAGCCCTGGGTGATCAGCCTGCCGGAGGCCAGCGGCCGGTACTATCTCTTCCCCATGCTTGACGCCTGGACCAACGTCTTTGCCTCGCCGGGCAAGCGCACCACCGGAACGGGGCCGCAGCAGTATGCCATTACCGGGCCGGGCTGGAAGGGCAAACTTCCGGCCGGAGTGAAAGAGTACAAGTCGCCGACGGCCCTGGTCTGGGTGCTTGGCCGCATCTATTGCACCGGAACGCCCGAGGATTACGACCTCGTGCATAAGATGCAGGACGCCATTACGGCGGTGCCGCTTGGTTCCTACGGCAAGCCCTACACGCCGCCGCCGGTCACGGTCGATCCCGCCATCGACATGCGCACCCCGGTCCGGGAGCAGGTCAACGCCTTAAGCGCCGTGGACTACTTCAATCTGCTGGCCAAGCTTCTCAAGGACAATCCGCCCGCGCCGGCCGACAAGGCCATGGTCGCCAAATTGGCCAAGCTCGGCATCGAACCGGGCAAGCCGTTTGACGCCGCCAAGCTCGGTCCCCTGGCCAAGAACGCCCTGGCCATCGTGCCGACGGTGGCCCAGGAGCGCATCAAGCTGTGGATGAAGGAAGGCATTTTGACCGGTGAAAACCGCTTTGAAAACGGCTGGCTGATCCTGGGCAAGTGCGGTTCGTACGGCACGGACTACGTCCAGCGGGCCATGGTCACCTATTACGGCCTGGGGGCCAACCTGTCCCAGGACGCCGTGTATCCGACGTCGGAAGGCCCGAGCCTGGTTGGAACCTATTCCGGAGAAAAAAAGTACGTCATGCGTTTTCCCAAGGGCCAACTGCCGCCGGTGGACGGCTTCTGGTCGCTGACGATGTATGACAAGGATTATTTTTTCGTCAAAAATCCCATCAACCGGCAGAGCATCAGCGCTCGCGACAACCTCAAGGCCAATGCGGACGGTTCGGTCGATCTGTATATCCAAAACGAGAATCCCGGCCCGGACAAGGAGTCGAACTGGCTGCCCGCGCCCAAGGACACCTTCGTGCTCATGCTGCGGATGTACTGGCCCAAGGAAAAAACGCCGTCGATCTTGAACAACACCTGGAAGGTCCCCGAGGTCAAGGCCATTAACTAA
- a CDS encoding tetratricopeptide repeat protein has translation MADRCRRLALVLGCLVGVALGQAAMARAGLEEGRAAWRDGDHTRAFEEFLPLATAGDVTLQNQIAAMYYMGQGVAQDYAKAAEWFRKAASAGSPEAQYCLGKLYYYGQGVPQNFEEAVKQLTEAAQGGKGGAQYLLATLQLYGKGVEANPVKAYFWTLLAVAAPDTPAEDKSAAQALRDQIGATLSKRQIDSMQAMVNAWTPRKTPPAPAPAAAPRRGG, from the coding sequence GTGGCTGATCGTTGCCGCAGGCTGGCGTTGGTGCTTGGCTGCCTTGTCGGGGTGGCCTTGGGACAGGCCGCCATGGCCCGGGCCGGACTGGAGGAAGGGCGCGCCGCCTGGCGCGACGGCGACCATACCCGGGCTTTCGAGGAGTTTTTGCCCCTGGCCACAGCCGGCGACGTGACCCTGCAAAACCAGATCGCGGCCATGTACTACATGGGCCAGGGCGTGGCCCAGGATTACGCCAAGGCGGCGGAGTGGTTCCGCAAGGCGGCCTCCGCCGGCAGCCCCGAGGCCCAGTACTGTCTGGGCAAGCTCTATTACTACGGCCAGGGCGTGCCCCAGAATTTCGAGGAAGCGGTCAAACAGCTCACCGAGGCGGCCCAGGGCGGCAAGGGCGGGGCGCAATATCTGCTGGCCACCTTGCAGCTTTACGGCAAGGGCGTGGAGGCCAATCCGGTTAAGGCCTACTTCTGGACGCTCTTGGCCGTGGCCGCGCCGGACACGCCGGCCGAGGACAAGAGCGCGGCCCAGGCCCTGCGGGACCAGATCGGGGCCACCCTGAGCAAGCGCCAGATCGATTCCATGCAGGCCATGGTCAACGCCTGGACGCCGCGTAAGACGCCGCCCGCGCCCGCGCCGGCCGCCGCCCCGCGCCGGGGCGGCTGA
- a CDS encoding AI-2E family transporter has translation MAFDIAQLLRTNKTLAIWAAFFGLVWLTSYYGLFGLVFTTYILCFLFSGPIEQLAARTRWPRSLWTTAIYLIFLAVVLTIISSVVPKIGTESAAFLKKLPDTLETLRKHLDQWAWLAPDMAAPISKVKDYLALEALVGVKAETLFALAVNSLNQVTTYVSTFLLGTLFSFLIMLDFPKLRAKTISLRDSRLRDIYDVTARSVVRFAIVVGMGFRAQMMIAGVNTVLTALGMYLLGIQPVGLLSTVVFFCGLIPVLGTFISSAPIVLVAVNTVGPSHALWAIVMIIVVHTIETYILNPRIVAAMFKISPLVTLIILYVGHKLFGLWGMVLGVPVSVFIFRYVILGQDLETGKAAPCPPCSTEAVKEGGRG, from the coding sequence ATGGCATTCGACATTGCCCAGCTCCTGCGCACCAACAAGACCCTGGCCATTTGGGCGGCCTTTTTCGGTCTGGTGTGGCTGACGAGTTACTACGGCCTTTTCGGGCTGGTTTTCACCACCTACATCCTGTGCTTCCTGTTCAGCGGCCCCATCGAGCAGCTGGCCGCCAGGACGCGCTGGCCAAGATCGCTTTGGACCACGGCGATCTATCTCATCTTTCTGGCCGTGGTGCTGACCATCATCAGTTCGGTGGTGCCCAAGATCGGGACCGAATCCGCCGCTTTCCTCAAAAAGCTCCCCGACACCCTGGAGACCCTGCGCAAGCACCTCGACCAATGGGCCTGGCTGGCCCCGGACATGGCCGCGCCCATCTCCAAGGTCAAAGATTACCTGGCCCTGGAAGCCCTGGTCGGGGTCAAGGCCGAAACGCTTTTCGCCCTGGCCGTCAATTCGCTCAATCAGGTCACCACCTACGTCTCGACCTTTCTGCTGGGTACGCTTTTCAGCTTCCTCATCATGCTCGACTTCCCCAAGCTGCGGGCCAAGACCATCTCGCTTCGCGATTCGCGGCTGCGCGACATCTACGACGTCACGGCCCGCAGCGTGGTGCGCTTTGCCATCGTGGTGGGCATGGGCTTTCGGGCCCAGATGATGATCGCCGGGGTCAACACGGTGCTGACCGCCCTGGGCATGTATCTGCTCGGCATCCAGCCGGTGGGGCTGCTCTCCACGGTGGTCTTTTTCTGCGGCCTCATACCGGTCCTCGGAACGTTTATCTCCTCGGCCCCCATCGTGCTCGTGGCCGTCAATACCGTGGGCCCCAGCCACGCCCTGTGGGCCATCGTCATGATCATCGTGGTCCACACCATCGAGACCTATATTTTAAATCCCCGCATTGTGGCCGCCATGTTCAAGATCAGCCCCTTGGTCACGCTGATCATTCTCTATGTGGGTCATAAGCTTTTTGGCTTGTGGGGCATGGTGCTTGGCGTGCCGGTGTCGGTGTTTATTTTCCGCTATGTCATCCTCGGGCAGGACCTGGAAACCGGCAAGGCCGCGCCGTGTCCGCCGTGTTCCACGGAGGCGGTCAAGGAGGGCGGGCGTGGCTGA